In a genomic window of Enterobacter asburiae:
- a CDS encoding iron ABC transporter permease — protein sequence MMRTSLAFLIFAVLLATGAIAHLGIGARLIAPQTVVEALFHFDPRNFDHNVIIKLRLLRLCAAMVTGAALGVAGVLLQSTIRNPLGEPHILGLNAGAALAVVLTSALGMTLPFGRPLIAAAGAAALFLLVLTFSSSGRTGLTPMKVTLCGVAMSAFVSSITATVLILDEQTLLAMRTWLAGDLAGVSGETIAAALWVAGVGFALALWLSPSLNMLALGDRMAQGLGVSLLKTRLFALLAIALLCGAAVSIAGPIGFIGLVVPQLVRRLVSVDLRVMVPLSALCGALVLLLADIAARTLFSPWELATGIMTALVGAPVFIFMASRMFK from the coding sequence ATGATGCGCACCTCTCTGGCTTTCCTGATTTTCGCCGTGCTGCTGGCAACGGGCGCGATTGCCCATCTGGGGATCGGCGCCCGCCTTATCGCCCCGCAAACGGTGGTGGAAGCACTCTTCCACTTCGATCCGCGTAATTTCGATCATAACGTCATTATCAAACTCAGACTGCTGCGCCTCTGCGCCGCGATGGTGACGGGCGCCGCGCTCGGCGTGGCGGGCGTGCTGCTGCAATCCACGATCCGCAACCCGCTCGGCGAACCGCATATTCTGGGGCTCAACGCCGGGGCAGCACTGGCTGTGGTGCTGACGAGCGCGCTGGGGATGACGCTGCCGTTTGGGCGCCCGCTGATTGCCGCCGCCGGAGCCGCGGCGCTGTTTCTGCTGGTGCTCACGTTCTCCTCGTCCGGACGCACCGGGCTTACGCCGATGAAAGTCACGCTGTGCGGCGTGGCGATGTCGGCATTTGTCTCGTCAATTACCGCCACGGTGCTCATCCTGGATGAACAGACGCTGCTCGCCATGCGCACCTGGCTGGCGGGGGATTTGGCGGGGGTCAGCGGTGAAACGATTGCCGCTGCCCTGTGGGTGGCTGGCGTGGGCTTTGCGCTGGCGCTCTGGCTGTCGCCCTCGCTCAACATGCTGGCGCTGGGCGACAGAATGGCGCAGGGGCTTGGCGTATCGCTGCTGAAAACCCGGCTGTTCGCTCTGCTGGCCATCGCGCTGCTCTGCGGTGCGGCAGTCTCCATTGCCGGGCCGATCGGCTTTATCGGGCTCGTGGTGCCGCAGCTCGTCCGCCGTCTGGTGTCGGTCGATCTGCGCGTGATGGTGCCGCTGTCCGCCCTGTGCGGGGCGCTGGTTCTGCTGCTGGCGGATATCGCTGCCCGCACGCTGTTTTCGCCCTGGGAGCTGGCAACCGGCATCATGACCGCGCTGGTTGGCGCCCCCGTCTTTATCTTCATGGCCTCGAGGATGTTCAAATGA
- the qseC gene encoding two-component system sensor histidine kinase QseC — protein sequence MKLSLKLRLTLLFLALSLTAWFAASLVAWQQTTHKLDKLFDTQQMLFAKRLLTMDLDEIRAPERMREVPKKAKHGHLDDDALAFAIYASDGTMILNDGENGRDIPYHYRRDGFDDGRLQDDNDEWRFLWLTSPDGKYRVVVGQEWEYRQDMALDVVSSQLTPWLVALPVMLLLLIVLLSRELKPLKKLAQTLRSRSPDATDALHTQDVPAEVRPLLDSLNHLFARTQEMMARERRFTSDAAHELRSPLAALKVQTDVAQLSQDDPQAQEKALAQLHAGIDRASRLVDQLLTLSRLDSLDSLDGVEQIAMADLLQSAVMDIYPSAQQAGIDIRLNINAPEVTRTGQQLLLSLLARNLLDNATRYSPCGSVVDVTLNTRSFTVRDNGPGISPDALARLGERFYRPPGQDATGSGLGLSIVKRIAALHGMRVSLGNAPEGGFDVKVSW from the coding sequence ATGAAGCTGAGCCTGAAGCTGCGCCTGACGCTTCTCTTTTTAGCGCTGTCTCTGACGGCCTGGTTTGCCGCCAGCCTGGTGGCGTGGCAGCAGACTACCCACAAGCTCGATAAGCTGTTCGATACGCAGCAGATGCTGTTTGCCAAACGGCTGCTGACGATGGATCTTGACGAGATCCGCGCGCCGGAGCGCATGCGCGAGGTGCCGAAAAAGGCCAAACACGGGCATCTGGACGATGACGCGCTGGCCTTCGCTATTTACGCTTCAGATGGCACGATGATCCTTAACGACGGCGAAAACGGGCGCGATATTCCGTATCACTATCGTCGCGACGGCTTTGATGACGGACGGCTTCAGGATGACAACGACGAATGGCGCTTTTTATGGCTGACGTCGCCAGACGGAAAATACCGCGTGGTGGTCGGCCAGGAGTGGGAGTACCGGCAGGATATGGCGCTGGACGTGGTCAGCTCGCAGCTGACGCCGTGGCTGGTGGCGCTGCCGGTGATGCTGCTGTTGCTTATTGTCCTGCTGAGCCGGGAGCTAAAGCCCCTGAAAAAGCTGGCCCAGACCCTGCGTTCCCGCTCGCCGGACGCTACCGACGCCCTGCACACTCAGGACGTGCCTGCGGAGGTGCGCCCCCTGCTCGACTCGCTGAACCATCTTTTTGCGCGTACCCAGGAGATGATGGCCCGCGAGCGCCGCTTCACCTCCGACGCCGCCCACGAGCTGCGCAGCCCGCTGGCCGCGCTGAAGGTGCAAACCGACGTGGCACAGCTTTCTCAGGACGATCCGCAGGCGCAGGAAAAAGCGCTGGCGCAGCTGCACGCGGGTATCGACCGCGCCTCCCGGCTGGTGGATCAGCTCCTTACCCTGTCGCGCCTGGACTCGCTGGATAGCCTGGACGGCGTAGAACAGATAGCAATGGCCGACCTGCTGCAGTCTGCGGTGATGGATATCTACCCTTCGGCGCAGCAGGCGGGTATTGATATTCGTCTGAACATCAACGCGCCGGAGGTGACTCGCACCGGTCAGCAGCTGCTTCTGAGCCTGCTGGCGCGTAACCTGCTGGATAACGCCACCCGTTACAGCCCGTGCGGCAGCGTGGTAGACGTGACGCTGAACACCCGTAGCTTCACCGTGCGCGACAACGGCCCGGGCATTTCACCCGATGCGCTGGCGCGTCTCGGCGAGCGGTTTTATCGTCCGCCGGGTCAGGACGCAACGGGCAGCGGGCTGGGATTATCCATTGTGAAACGCATTGCCGCGCTGCACGGCATGCGCGTCTCGCTGGGCAATGCGCCTGAAGGCGGCTTTGACGTGAAGGTCAGCTGGTAA
- a CDS encoding iron ABC transporter permease gives MNRAGLRALRVGAFSALVRPKALAYLAVLTLAACLLVGFGLTHGSLPIPTSAIGRALFYPESLTAEARYIVMDIRLPRLLMAALCGGMLGMAGAAMQSITRNGLADPGLIGVKEGCSAAVLLLIFQFPALGLAWRPLVGMAGGLLTALLVMALARDISRPRFILIGIGVSWVFAAAMGVFMTTADVRDVQTAMLWLAGSLHAANWTLVCIAAVWTLPAFALLLLTARAADVALLGNHVAAGLGVRTQRLALLRVLAPVVLTAACVSCVGSIGFVGLIAPHMARLLLRGGQTALLTGSAVLGALLVLLADNVGRLAFLPLQLPAGIVISLIGGPFFLLLLWQRRDRF, from the coding sequence ATGAACCGTGCCGGACTGCGTGCGCTTCGGGTTGGCGCCTTCTCGGCGTTGGTCCGTCCAAAGGCGTTGGCGTATCTGGCCGTGCTGACGCTGGCAGCCTGCTTGCTGGTAGGTTTTGGCCTGACGCATGGTTCTCTGCCCATCCCGACTTCCGCCATCGGGCGTGCGCTGTTTTATCCAGAAAGCCTGACGGCGGAGGCGCGCTATATCGTGATGGATATCCGCCTGCCGCGCCTGCTTATGGCGGCGCTGTGCGGTGGGATGCTCGGTATGGCGGGGGCGGCAATGCAGTCTATTACCCGAAATGGCCTGGCCGATCCGGGGCTTATCGGGGTGAAAGAGGGCTGTAGCGCGGCGGTACTGCTGCTGATATTTCAGTTCCCGGCGCTGGGCCTGGCCTGGCGGCCGCTGGTCGGCATGGCCGGGGGGCTGCTCACCGCGCTGCTGGTGATGGCCCTGGCGCGCGATATCTCACGTCCGCGATTCATCCTGATCGGCATCGGCGTGTCGTGGGTCTTTGCCGCCGCAATGGGCGTTTTTATGACCACGGCGGACGTGCGCGACGTGCAGACGGCAATGCTGTGGCTGGCGGGCAGCCTGCACGCCGCAAACTGGACGCTGGTTTGCATTGCCGCTGTCTGGACGCTTCCGGCGTTTGCGCTGCTGCTGCTTACCGCCCGCGCTGCCGACGTGGCGCTGCTCGGCAACCACGTCGCCGCGGGCCTTGGCGTGCGCACACAGCGGCTGGCGCTTCTAAGGGTTCTCGCCCCGGTAGTGCTGACGGCGGCCTGCGTCTCCTGCGTGGGGAGCATTGGTTTTGTCGGGCTGATTGCGCCGCATATGGCGCGCCTGCTGCTCCGCGGCGGGCAAACGGCGCTCCTGACGGGTAGCGCCGTGCTGGGGGCGCTGCTGGTGCTGCTGGCGGATAACGTCGGGCGGCTGGCATTCCTCCCGCTGCAGTTGCCGGCGGGAATTGTGATTTCACTGATTGGCGGACCGTTTTTCCTGCTGCTGCTCTGGCAGCGTCGGGACAGATTTTAG
- the lysM gene encoding peptidoglycan-binding protein LysM — MGLFNFVKEAGEKLWDNLTDHKGQSDKITEHLKKLNIPGSDKVQVNVTDGKASVTGDGLTQEQKEKIQVAVGNIAGVSEVENNITTTDAKDEATYYTVKSGDTLSAISKTVYGDANQYNKIFEANRPMLSSPDKIYPGQTLRIPKA, encoded by the coding sequence ATGGGTCTTTTTAACTTCGTAAAAGAAGCAGGCGAAAAGCTATGGGATAACCTGACCGACCATAAAGGTCAGAGCGACAAAATCACCGAGCACCTCAAGAAACTCAACATTCCCGGTTCAGACAAAGTTCAGGTTAACGTTACCGACGGCAAAGCCAGCGTGACGGGCGACGGGCTGACCCAGGAGCAGAAGGAAAAAATCCAGGTTGCCGTCGGGAACATCGCGGGCGTCAGCGAGGTGGAGAACAACATCACCACGACCGATGCCAAAGATGAAGCCACCTACTACACGGTGAAATCCGGCGATACCCTGAGCGCTATCTCCAAAACCGTGTACGGCGATGCTAACCAGTACAATAAGATTTTTGAGGCTAACCGCCCGATGCTCTCCAGCCCGGATAAAATCTATCCTGGCCAGACGCTGCGTATTCCTAAAGCGTGA
- a CDS encoding TonB-dependent siderophore receptor yields MATFTPSLSGVKGRALFSLLFMAPLVQAADTTAKDGETLTVTADPNTTAEATNGYQPLNTSTATLTNMPMLDIPQVVNTVSDKVLADQHATTLDEALYNVSNVVQTNTLGGTQDAFVRRGFGANRDGSIMTNGLRTVLPRSFNAATERVEVLKGPASTLYGILDPGGLINVVTKRPEKTFGGSISATSSSFGGGTGQVDVTGPIEGTRLAYRLTGEYQDEDYWRNFGNERSTFIAPSLTWFGDDATVTVLYSHRDYKTPFDRGTIFDLNTKQPVNVDRKTRFDEPFNVTDGQSDLAQLNAEYRLNSQWTAKFDYSYTQDKYSDNQARVMAYDSKTGTLTRRVDATQGSTQRMHSTRADLQGNVDIAGFYNEILTGVSYENYDLLRTDMMRCKNVKGFNIYNPVYGKLDECTTVSAADSDQTLKQESYSAYAQDALYLTDKWIAVAGLRYQYYTQYAGKGRPFNVNTDSRDEQWTPKLGLVYKLTPAVSLFANYSQTFMPQSSIASYIGDLPPETSNAYEVGAKFDLCEGVTANIALFDIHKRNVLYTESIGGETIAKTAGRVRSQGVEVDLAGSLTENTNIIASYGYTDAKVLEDPDYAGKPLPNVPRHTGSLFLTYDIHNAFAGNTLTLGGGGHGVSRRSATNGADYYLPGYFVADAFAAYKMKLQYPVTLQVNVKNLFDKTYYTSSIATNNLGNQIGDPREVQFTVKMEF; encoded by the coding sequence ATGGCTACGTTCACACCTTCACTCTCTGGGGTAAAAGGGCGCGCGCTCTTTTCACTGCTGTTTATGGCGCCGCTGGTGCAGGCAGCAGACACCACGGCTAAAGACGGCGAAACGCTTACCGTCACCGCCGATCCAAATACTACGGCGGAGGCCACCAACGGCTACCAGCCGCTGAACACCTCCACCGCCACGCTGACCAACATGCCGATGCTGGATATCCCGCAGGTGGTGAATACCGTCAGCGATAAGGTGCTGGCGGATCAGCACGCCACCACGCTGGATGAAGCGCTCTATAACGTCAGCAACGTGGTGCAGACCAACACCCTGGGCGGTACGCAGGATGCCTTTGTACGCCGCGGGTTTGGCGCAAACCGCGACGGCTCGATCATGACTAACGGCCTGCGCACCGTCCTGCCGCGCAGCTTTAACGCCGCAACCGAACGCGTGGAGGTGCTCAAAGGCCCGGCCTCGACGCTTTACGGCATTCTCGATCCGGGCGGCCTGATTAACGTCGTCACGAAGCGGCCGGAGAAGACCTTCGGAGGCTCGATTTCTGCCACCTCTTCCAGCTTTGGCGGCGGCACCGGACAGGTCGATGTTACCGGCCCGATTGAGGGCACGCGCCTGGCGTATCGCCTCACGGGCGAGTATCAGGACGAGGACTACTGGCGCAACTTCGGCAACGAACGCAGCACGTTTATCGCCCCGTCGCTGACCTGGTTCGGCGACGATGCCACCGTGACCGTGCTCTATTCGCATCGCGACTATAAGACGCCGTTCGATCGCGGAACGATTTTCGATCTCAACACCAAACAGCCAGTGAATGTCGATCGCAAAACCCGCTTTGACGAGCCGTTTAACGTGACCGACGGGCAGTCCGATCTCGCTCAGCTTAACGCGGAGTATCGCCTCAACAGCCAGTGGACCGCGAAGTTCGACTACAGCTACACCCAGGATAAATACAGCGACAACCAGGCCCGCGTTATGGCCTACGATTCAAAAACCGGCACCCTGACCCGCCGGGTGGATGCGACCCAGGGCTCGACCCAGCGCATGCACAGCACCCGTGCGGATCTGCAGGGCAACGTGGATATCGCGGGCTTTTATAATGAGATCCTCACCGGCGTGTCGTATGAAAATTACGATCTGCTGCGCACGGACATGATGCGCTGTAAGAACGTCAAAGGTTTCAATATCTATAATCCGGTTTACGGCAAACTCGACGAGTGTACAACCGTCTCCGCCGCTGACAGCGACCAGACGCTCAAGCAGGAGAGCTACTCGGCCTACGCGCAGGATGCCCTGTACCTGACGGATAAATGGATCGCCGTCGCCGGGCTACGCTACCAGTATTACACCCAGTACGCGGGCAAAGGCCGTCCGTTTAACGTCAATACCGACAGCCGCGACGAGCAGTGGACGCCAAAGCTGGGGCTGGTTTACAAACTGACGCCAGCAGTCTCGCTGTTTGCCAACTACTCGCAGACGTTTATGCCGCAGTCGTCCATTGCGAGCTACATTGGCGACCTGCCGCCGGAAACGTCGAATGCGTATGAAGTGGGCGCAAAGTTTGACCTGTGCGAAGGTGTTACCGCCAACATTGCGCTGTTTGATATTCACAAGCGCAACGTGCTGTACACTGAAAGCATTGGGGGCGAAACCATCGCCAAAACCGCGGGCCGCGTGCGCTCTCAGGGCGTAGAGGTGGATCTTGCGGGGTCGCTGACGGAGAACACCAACATTATCGCCAGCTACGGCTATACCGACGCGAAAGTGCTGGAGGACCCGGATTACGCGGGTAAACCGCTGCCGAACGTGCCGCGCCACACCGGCTCCCTGTTCCTGACCTACGATATTCACAATGCGTTTGCCGGGAATACCCTGACGCTCGGCGGCGGCGGGCACGGCGTTAGCCGTCGCTCGGCAACCAACGGTGCGGATTATTATCTGCCGGGCTATTTCGTAGCGGATGCGTTTGCGGCGTATAAGATGAAGCTGCAGTATCCGGTGACGCTGCAGGTGAACGTGAAAAACCTGTTTGATAAGACCTACTACACGTCGTCCATTGCGACCAACAACCTGGGCAACCAGATTGGCGATCCGCGCGAGGTGCAGTTTACGGTGAAGATGGAGTTTTGA
- a CDS encoding antibiotic biosynthesis monooxygenase has product MLTVIAEIRTRPGQHHRQAVLDQFAKIIPTVLKEEGCHGYAPMVDAATDASFQSTAPDSIIMVEQWETVAHLEAHLQTAHMKAWSDAVKGDVLETHIRILEQGV; this is encoded by the coding sequence ATGCTTACAGTAATCGCAGAAATCCGTACTCGTCCAGGTCAACATCACCGCCAGGCGGTGCTGGATCAGTTCGCGAAAATCATCCCAACCGTACTGAAAGAAGAAGGCTGCCACGGCTACGCGCCGATGGTTGACGCCGCTACCGACGCGAGCTTCCAGTCCACCGCGCCAGACTCCATTATCATGGTTGAGCAGTGGGAAACCGTCGCGCACCTTGAAGCGCACCTGCAGACCGCGCACATGAAAGCCTGGAGCGATGCGGTGAAGGGTGACGTGCTGGAGACCCACATCCGTATTCTGGAGCAAGGGGTTTAA
- a CDS encoding ABC transporter ATP-binding protein, with protein MAHNTTKPGLVLENLSAGYQKKIIVDDISLAIPQQKITVLVGANGCGKSTLLSTIARLLQPLGGAAVLDGKAIHAQPTKAVARQLGILPQSPLLPEGLTVFELVSRGRFPWQNVMRQWSDEDEQAVEEALRLTGTAEFAHMPVESLSGGQRQRCWIAMALAQQTPYILLDEPTTFLDLRYQVEILELLHTLTREHGRTVVVVLHDLNFAVNYGDSLVFLRQGKVEGVLHEGDACTPELIKAVFDVDVHMSINPLTGKPFFMPFRQVAKQP; from the coding sequence GTGGCTCACAACACGACAAAACCGGGACTGGTTCTGGAGAATCTTTCTGCCGGTTATCAGAAAAAAATCATCGTTGATGATATTTCCCTTGCGATCCCCCAGCAGAAAATCACCGTTCTGGTGGGGGCGAACGGCTGCGGAAAATCCACGCTGCTGAGTACCATCGCGCGTTTGCTCCAGCCGCTTGGCGGCGCGGCGGTTCTCGACGGCAAGGCGATCCACGCGCAGCCGACGAAAGCCGTCGCCCGCCAGCTTGGCATCCTGCCGCAGTCTCCGCTGCTGCCGGAAGGGTTAACCGTCTTTGAGCTGGTCTCGCGCGGGCGTTTTCCCTGGCAGAACGTTATGCGCCAGTGGAGCGACGAGGACGAGCAGGCGGTGGAAGAGGCCCTGCGCCTGACCGGTACGGCAGAGTTTGCCCACATGCCCGTGGAAAGCCTGTCCGGCGGCCAGCGTCAGCGCTGCTGGATCGCCATGGCGCTGGCGCAGCAAACGCCGTATATCCTGCTGGATGAACCCACCACGTTCCTCGATCTTCGCTATCAGGTGGAGATCCTCGAACTGCTGCATACGCTGACGCGCGAGCATGGACGTACCGTGGTGGTGGTACTGCACGATCTTAACTTCGCCGTAAACTACGGCGATTCGCTGGTCTTTTTACGCCAGGGAAAAGTTGAGGGCGTACTGCATGAGGGAGACGCCTGCACGCCTGAGCTTATTAAAGCGGTGTTTGATGTCGACGTACATATGTCCATCAATCCGCTGACCGGTAAACCGTTCTTTATGCCGTTTCGCCAGGTCGCAAAACAGCCATGA
- a CDS encoding NAD(P)H-dependent oxidoreductase translates to MSNILIINGAKEFAHSKGQLNDTLTEVADGFLRDAGHDVKVVRADSNYDVKAEVQNFLWADVVIWQMPGWWMGAPWTVKKYMDDVFTEGHGSLYASDGRTRSDASKKYGSGGLIQGKKYMLSLTWNAPLEAFTEKDQFFEGVGVDGAYLPFHKANQFLGMDPLPTFIVNDVIKMPDVPSYIAEYRKHLAKIFA, encoded by the coding sequence ATGAGCAATATTCTGATTATCAACGGCGCAAAAGAATTTGCGCACTCTAAAGGCCAGCTTAATGACACCCTGACCGAGGTCGCGGACGGTTTCCTGCGCGACGCCGGGCATGATGTTAAGGTCGTACGTGCGGACAGCAACTATGACGTGAAGGCCGAAGTGCAGAACTTCCTGTGGGCCGACGTGGTGATCTGGCAGATGCCGGGCTGGTGGATGGGCGCGCCGTGGACCGTGAAAAAGTACATGGACGACGTATTCACCGAAGGTCACGGTTCGCTGTATGCCAGCGACGGCCGCACCCGTTCAGACGCGTCTAAAAAATACGGCTCCGGCGGCCTGATTCAGGGAAAAAAATATATGCTCTCCCTCACCTGGAACGCTCCTCTGGAAGCCTTCACCGAAAAAGATCAGTTCTTCGAGGGCGTGGGCGTCGACGGCGCGTACCTGCCGTTCCACAAGGCGAATCAGTTCCTGGGCATGGATCCGCTGCCGACCTTTATCGTTAACGACGTGATTAAAATGCCGGACGTCCCGAGCTATATCGCAGAATATCGCAAGCATCTCGCGAAAATTTTTGCTTAA
- a CDS encoding YgiW/YdeI family stress tolerance OB fold protein — protein MKKFAAIAAIMMMTTAPVFAAQGGFTGPSATQTQTQTQQGGFVDNNANLTTAAKVKDLKDDAWVKLRGNITERLSDDRYTFRDESGTVVVEIDHKRWNGVTVTPQDKVELQGKVDKDWNEFEIDVKQVIKLNK, from the coding sequence ATGAAAAAATTCGCTGCAATTGCTGCCATCATGATGATGACCACCGCGCCGGTCTTTGCTGCTCAGGGCGGTTTCACTGGCCCATCCGCTACACAGACCCAGACGCAAACCCAGCAGGGCGGTTTTGTCGATAACAACGCCAACCTCACCACCGCGGCTAAAGTCAAAGATCTGAAGGACGACGCCTGGGTCAAGCTGCGCGGGAACATTACCGAGCGCCTGTCCGATGACCGCTACACCTTCCGCGACGAGTCCGGCACGGTAGTGGTCGAGATTGATCACAAGCGCTGGAACGGCGTGACCGTGACCCCGCAGGATAAAGTCGAACTGCAGGGTAAAGTCGACAAAGACTGGAACGAATTTGAAATCGACGTGAAGCAGGTCATCAAGCTGAACAAATAA
- a CDS encoding MurR/RpiR family transcriptional regulator, whose product MSRKVDLFGDRLRSRSHQLTPRLLQVARYINENREAVMEQTAMEIATLLKTSDATVVRAIQALGFAGLRDLKQTLEQWFGPVVTSSEKISTTVNTLTSDVNASIDFVLEGHQHTCEVLSEPHNRFAMAQAVSLLAQARQVAIFGIGASGILAEYTARLFSRMGLPATPLNRTGIGLAEQLIGLQRGDVLIMMAQKSAHREGQTTLREAKRLGIPTILLTNATDSRFSKEASVVIHVPRGGEKGKIPLHGTVLLCLEMIILSVASTEPQRTIKSMKRINELHRGLKPGKKSS is encoded by the coding sequence ATGAGCCGTAAAGTTGATCTCTTCGGGGACCGCCTCCGCTCGCGATCGCACCAGCTCACGCCTCGGCTGCTGCAGGTGGCGCGCTATATCAATGAAAATCGGGAAGCGGTGATGGAACAGACGGCAATGGAGATCGCGACGCTGCTGAAAACGTCGGATGCCACCGTCGTTCGCGCCATCCAGGCGCTGGGTTTTGCCGGGCTGCGCGATCTGAAGCAGACGCTGGAGCAGTGGTTTGGCCCGGTCGTGACCTCCAGCGAAAAGATCTCCACCACGGTAAATACGCTGACCAGCGACGTCAATGCGAGCATTGATTTCGTGCTGGAGGGGCATCAGCATACCTGTGAAGTGTTGTCTGAACCCCATAACCGCTTCGCGATGGCGCAGGCGGTCTCGCTGCTGGCGCAGGCGAGGCAGGTCGCCATATTTGGAATTGGCGCGTCCGGGATTTTGGCCGAATACACCGCCAGACTCTTTAGCCGGATGGGGCTACCCGCCACGCCGCTTAACCGTACCGGAATAGGGCTGGCCGAGCAGCTGATCGGGCTCCAGCGCGGGGATGTGCTGATCATGATGGCGCAAAAATCCGCGCACCGGGAAGGGCAAACCACGCTGCGCGAAGCAAAACGGCTGGGTATTCCCACGATTTTGCTGACCAATGCCACCGACTCGCGATTCAGCAAAGAGGCCAGCGTGGTGATCCACGTCCCACGCGGCGGCGAGAAAGGTAAAATCCCGCTCCACGGCACGGTGTTGCTGTGTCTGGAGATGATTATTTTATCCGTGGCCTCCACCGAGCCGCAGCGCACCATCAAGTCGATGAAGCGCATCAACGAGTTACATCGTGGGTTAAAACCGGGGAAGAAAAGCAGCTGA
- a CDS encoding iron-siderophore ABC transporter substrate-binding protein: protein MRILFSMLLLVGFAASAAEPTQTFTDDLNRKVVVPVHPKRIVSLHDLDITIPLIELGVPPVASHGRTRPDGSHFLRSSGMLTGVDFDNSDIKFIGTADIDIEAIAAAKPDLIVTEPTRNTPVEQLEKIAPTVSIDHLDGGAPEIYRKLAQLTGTQARLRILERRYQEQIKALKATIDTRKVSMSVIQANQGKINAMHSYHSLGRVLRDAGFTFPPLIESIPEGGRIDVSAERLPELDADFVFATWRGDTGGKPQDELAAMDAVMPGWCQFLNACRTGHYVLISREEAISNSFASLGLMAAQVQSHIAGRPLPEASR from the coding sequence ATGCGCATACTGTTTTCGATGCTGTTGCTGGTGGGGTTTGCGGCGAGCGCGGCCGAGCCGACGCAGACGTTTACTGACGACCTGAACCGTAAGGTGGTGGTGCCGGTGCATCCGAAACGGATCGTCTCGTTACACGACCTGGACATTACCATTCCGTTAATTGAGCTTGGCGTACCGCCGGTGGCGAGCCATGGCCGTACCCGGCCGGACGGCAGCCATTTCTTGCGTTCCAGCGGCATGTTGACCGGCGTCGACTTCGATAATTCCGACATCAAGTTTATCGGCACTGCGGATATCGATATCGAAGCCATTGCCGCCGCAAAACCGGACCTGATCGTTACCGAGCCGACGCGCAACACCCCGGTGGAACAGCTGGAGAAAATTGCCCCGACGGTGAGCATCGATCATCTCGACGGCGGCGCGCCGGAGATCTACCGCAAGCTGGCGCAGCTGACAGGAACGCAGGCGCGGCTCAGGATTCTGGAGCGGCGCTATCAGGAGCAAATTAAGGCGCTGAAAGCGACGATTGATACCCGCAAGGTGAGCATGTCGGTAATTCAGGCCAATCAGGGGAAAATCAACGCCATGCACAGCTACCACTCGCTGGGGCGCGTGCTGCGTGATGCCGGGTTCACCTTCCCGCCGCTGATTGAGTCCATCCCGGAAGGGGGGCGCATTGACGTCAGCGCCGAGCGGCTGCCGGAACTGGATGCCGATTTCGTTTTCGCCACCTGGCGCGGGGATACGGGCGGCAAACCGCAGGATGAGCTGGCAGCAATGGATGCAGTGATGCCGGGCTGGTGCCAGTTCCTGAATGCCTGTCGGACCGGACATTACGTGCTGATCTCGCGTGAAGAGGCCATCTCGAACTCGTTCGCCTCGTTAGGGCTGATGGCCGCGCAGGTGCAGTCGCACATTGCCGGACGTCCGCTGCCGGAGGCGTCACGATGA
- the qseB gene encoding two-component system response regulator QseB, which produces MRILLVEDDRLIGDGIKAGLSKLGFSVDWFTDGKTGQAALASAPYDAVVLDLTLPELDGLDILRAWRESGRSEPVLILTARDALNQRVEGLRLGADDYLCKPFALIEVAARLEALVRRSHGQTRSELRHGKVTLDPASLIATLEGETVTLKPKEFALLELLMRNAGRVLPRKLIEEKLYTWDDDVSSNAVEVHVHHLRRKLGSEFIRTVHGIGYTLGDA; this is translated from the coding sequence ATGCGCATTTTACTGGTAGAAGACGACAGGTTAATCGGTGATGGCATCAAAGCGGGCTTAAGCAAACTGGGCTTTAGCGTGGACTGGTTTACCGACGGGAAAACCGGACAGGCCGCGCTCGCCTCTGCGCCCTATGATGCCGTCGTGCTTGATCTGACCCTGCCGGAACTGGACGGTCTGGACATCCTGCGCGCCTGGCGCGAAAGCGGGCGCAGCGAGCCGGTGCTGATCCTGACGGCGCGGGATGCGCTGAACCAGCGCGTCGAGGGGCTGCGCCTCGGGGCAGACGATTATCTCTGTAAGCCGTTCGCGCTGATCGAGGTGGCTGCCCGCCTGGAAGCGCTGGTGCGCCGCAGCCACGGCCAGACGCGCAGCGAGTTGCGCCACGGCAAGGTGACGCTCGACCCGGCAAGCCTCATCGCCACGCTGGAGGGCGAAACGGTGACGCTTAAACCGAAAGAGTTCGCCCTGCTGGAGCTGTTAATGCGTAACGCGGGCCGGGTGCTGCCACGCAAGCTCATCGAGGAAAAGCTTTATACCTGGGACGATGACGTCTCCAGCAACGCCGTGGAAGTCCATGTTCATCATTTACGCCGCAAGCTCGGGAGCGAGTTTATCCGCACCGTGCACGGCATCGGCTATACCCTGGGTGACGCATGA